The Engystomops pustulosus chromosome 1, aEngPut4.maternal, whole genome shotgun sequence genome has a window encoding:
- the LOC140119792 gene encoding uncharacterized protein isoform X2 translates to MPTCGRLESEPYSDPSELDPNFLEQEVFRSRQEDPDSFLCKEGPAVVDGIKEPRERGMLAPPPNHHHSDRRKQLRLGSNPSFPLRARVLDSSPSKKQLKLQGVKSGLGSAKIEHSLSEGSSYPHSLGQRLDSVLFKETRGYKIPSIIESGSYHLPVGGRKHPFHLCHSFEGIPKQRSGLSQQERDPTERMVSQPGDLPTSNQRLGHAPNRPIRHEGEFKMPTILLSGGRRVQRSLGRVQPSLERKSHVCLSPNSPNCESTQENLARPVKGDPDLPKLAKKKLVPTVEVPICPATFYSTDSEGPSIPRSDFPSRSRKTPSGGLDPEFEFLRSQGLSRAVITTLKASRKKVTFAIYHKIWKKFVTFCGANPPSQSNPNILQVLDFLQKGLEIGLSTSTLKVQISALSAFFDHPLADHRITLTLDPSFVPKVASRFHKDQEIILPSFYGNPSSSKELEWHSLDVRRSVLEYLKATKPWRKDHNLFVQFQGKNKGVKASKTTIARWLKTAIASCYTEQGKEVPPNLKAHSTRAISASWAEKRGASLEQICRAATWVSSSTFAKHYRLDLPNSQDLAFGQKVLQAVVPP, encoded by the exons ATGCCTACCTGCGGTCGCCTGGAGTCAGAGCCATACTCGGATCCTTCAGAATTGGATCCTAACTTTCTGGAACAGGAAGTCTTCAGGTCTAGACAAGAAGATCCGGATTCCTTCCTTTGTAAAGAGGGACCTGCTGTGGTGGATGGAATTAAGGAACCTAGAGAAAGGGGTATGTTGGCACCACctcccaaccatcaccatagtgacagacgcaagcagctcaggctggggagcaatccttccttcccactacgagcaagggtcctggactctagcccaagcaaaaagcagctcaaactacagggagttaagagcggtctgggaagcgctaagatcgaacacagcctatctgagggatcatcatatccacattctctcggacaacgtctcgacagtgtcctatttaaggagacaagggggtacaagatcccCAGTATTATCGAGTCTGGCTCGTACCATCTTCCAGTGGGCGGAAGAAAACATCCTTTCCATCTCTGCCACTCATTTGAAGGGATCCCTAAACAGAGaagcggattatctcagcaggagagagatcctaccgaacgaatggtgtctcaaccaggagatcttcctacatctaaccagcgtctggggcatgccccaaatagacctattcgccacgagggagaattcaaaatgccaacaatacttctctctggaggccggcgagtccagagatcacttggacgcgttcagccatcgttggagcggaagtctcatgtatgcctttcccccaattcccctaattgcgagagtactcaggaaaatcttgctcgaccggtcaagggtgatcctgatctgcccaaactggccaaaaagaagctggtaccCACTGTTGAGGTCCCTATCTGTCCAGCAACCTTTTATTCTACCGATTCAGAAGGACCTTCTATACCAAGGTCCGATTTTCCATCCCGATCCAGGAAGACTCCGTctggcggcttggatcctgagttcGAGTTCCTAAGGTCCCAAGGTCTCTCTCGGGCTGTAATAACTACgttgaaggcaagtaggaaaaaggttactttcgccatatatcataagatatggaaaaagtttgtgaccttttgtggggctaatcccccctctcagtctaacccaaatattttacaggtactagacttcctgcaaaaaggactagaaattggtctttctactagcactctgaaagtccaaatttcggctctgagcgcattcttcgaccatcccctggcggaccacag GATAACTCTGACTCTGGATCCAAGCTTTGTTCCCAAAGTGGCGTCCAGGTTTCACAAAGATCAAGAAATAATTCTTCCATCATTCTACGGGAATCCTTCTTCAAGCAAGGAATTGGagtggcattccctggatgtaaggcGCTCGGTCTTAGAGTACTTAAAAGCTACAAAACCCTGGCGCAAGgatcacaatctctttgttcagtttcaggggaagaacaaaggggtaaaggcatccAAAACCACGATCGCCAGATGGTTAAAGACTGCCATAGCCTCTTGTTACACAGAACAGGGGAAGGAAGTTCCTCCTaaccttaaagcccattccaccagagccatatccgcctcctgggcagagaagaggggtgcttctcttgaacaaatctgcagagctgccacctgggtttcttcatccaccttcgcaaaacactatcggctggacttacccaactcacaggatctcgccttcggtcagaaagttctccaggctgtggtcccaccctaa
- the LOC140119792 gene encoding uncharacterized protein isoform X1, with amino-acid sequence MPTCGRLESEPYSDPSELDPNFLEQEVFRSRQEDPDSFLCKEGPAVVDGIKEPRERGMLAPPPNHHHSDRRKQLRLGSNPSFPLRARVLDSSPSKKQLKLQGVKSGLGSAKIEHSLSEGSSYPHSLGQRLDSVLFKETRGYKIPSIIESGSYHLPVGGRKHPFHLCHSFEGIPKQRSGLSQQERDPTERMVSQPGDLPTSNQRLGHAPNRPIRHEGEFKMPTILLSGGRRVQRSLGRVQPSLERKSHVCLSPNSPNCESTQENLARPVKGDPDLPKLAKKKLVPTVEVPICPATFYSTDSEGPSIPRSDFPSRSRKTPSGGLDPEFEFLRSQGLSRAVITTLKASRKKVTFAIYHKIWKKFVTFCGANPPSQSNPNILQVLDFLQKGLEIGLSTSTLKVQISALSAFFDHPLADHRWVKRFIAAANRIRPQILKRVPSWDLSLVLDALSRPPFEPLKDASIKNLTLKTSLLVAVTSARRLGELQAISIREPYMCILPDRITLTLDPSFVPKVASRFHKDQEIILPSFYGNPSSSKELEWHSLDFQGKNKGVKASKTTIARWLKTAIASCYTEQGKEVPPNLKAHSTRAISASWAEKRGASLEQICRAATWVSSSTFAKHYRLDLPNSQDLAFGQKVLQAVVPP; translated from the exons ATGCCTACCTGCGGTCGCCTGGAGTCAGAGCCATACTCGGATCCTTCAGAATTGGATCCTAACTTTCTGGAACAGGAAGTCTTCAGGTCTAGACAAGAAGATCCGGATTCCTTCCTTTGTAAAGAGGGACCTGCTGTGGTGGATGGAATTAAGGAACCTAGAGAAAGGGGTATGTTGGCACCACctcccaaccatcaccatagtgacagacgcaagcagctcaggctggggagcaatccttccttcccactacgagcaagggtcctggactctagcccaagcaaaaagcagctcaaactacagggagttaagagcggtctgggaagcgctaagatcgaacacagcctatctgagggatcatcatatccacattctctcggacaacgtctcgacagtgtcctatttaaggagacaagggggtacaagatcccCAGTATTATCGAGTCTGGCTCGTACCATCTTCCAGTGGGCGGAAGAAAACATCCTTTCCATCTCTGCCACTCATTTGAAGGGATCCCTAAACAGAGaagcggattatctcagcaggagagagatcctaccgaacgaatggtgtctcaaccaggagatcttcctacatctaaccagcgtctggggcatgccccaaatagacctattcgccacgagggagaattcaaaatgccaacaatacttctctctggaggccggcgagtccagagatcacttggacgcgttcagccatcgttggagcggaagtctcatgtatgcctttcccccaattcccctaattgcgagagtactcaggaaaatcttgctcgaccggtcaagggtgatcctgatctgcccaaactggccaaaaagaagctggtaccCACTGTTGAGGTCCCTATCTGTCCAGCAACCTTTTATTCTACCGATTCAGAAGGACCTTCTATACCAAGGTCCGATTTTCCATCCCGATCCAGGAAGACTCCGTctggcggcttggatcctgagttcGAGTTCCTAAGGTCCCAAGGTCTCTCTCGGGCTGTAATAACTACgttgaaggcaagtaggaaaaaggttactttcgccatatatcataagatatggaaaaagtttgtgaccttttgtggggctaatcccccctctcagtctaacccaaatattttacaggtactagacttcctgcaaaaaggactagaaattggtctttctactagcactctgaaagtccaaatttcggctctgagcgcattcttcgaccatcccctggcggaccacaggtgggtcaaaagatttattgctgctgcaaatagaattaggcctcagattctgaagcgggttccctcctgggatctctccctggttctggatgctctctccagacctccctttgagcctttaAAGGACGCTAGTATAAAAAACTTAACTTTAAAGACTTCCTTATTAGTAGCTGTGACTTCagctagaaggctgggggaactccaagccatttctattagagaaccctatatgtgtattctccctgacagGATAACTCTGACTCTGGATCCAAGCTTTGTTCCCAAAGTGGCGTCCAGGTTTCACAAAGATCAAGAAATAATTCTTCCATCATTCTACGGGAATCCTTCTTCAAGCAAGGAATTGGagtggcattccctggat tttcaggggaagaacaaaggggtaaaggcatccAAAACCACGATCGCCAGATGGTTAAAGACTGCCATAGCCTCTTGTTACACAGAACAGGGGAAGGAAGTTCCTCCTaaccttaaagcccattccaccagagccatatccgcctcctgggcagagaagaggggtgcttctcttgaacaaatctgcagagctgccacctgggtttcttcatccaccttcgcaaaacactatcggctggacttacccaactcacaggatctcgccttcggtcagaaagttctccaggctgtggtcccaccctaa